In one Roseburia intestinalis L1-82 genomic region, the following are encoded:
- a CDS encoding MFS transporter: protein MAKDKNAPRYDKQGARRVMRKRDYLADLGGQLALGLMANLVGQLNYFYTDKVGLAVGSVGIVLAISKVIDAFTDVIAGNFIDHSKGGDHKYFRWILPQIIPAALIMVLMFTVPIQAGQIPGVIYALITNLVLSAGLYTFIATPFAAVMTVRSRSLSERGSIGLFRAVANYGAGMLISILTIPVTNMLGGTQSAWIKYGVVLGVLVFVLFAICCHNGRKAKFACDYEEEETEGAAEEEEEPVPFKEAMTMLLKNKYWVIILLFNLTTSVTSGIAASGSIYYCKWIFGNDNLVGIIGAAGMLATVVGFILSKPIIAGLGIKRTISIGLLGAAILAGIRCFIPTNFTVCVVTGLLGSFVQIPMMSLYGVLTSMTIDYNEWKYDKKLVAMSGGAIGFGSKVGNGLGAAILSAFLAIGAYDATLEVASTSMIYSIYGFSNYLPVVINLVMFVIFLKFDLEEKLPKMREEIAARRAGKTIEK from the coding sequence ATGGCAAAAGACAAAAACGCACCCCGTTACGACAAGCAGGGCGCAAGGCGCGTAATGCGCAAAAGAGATTATTTGGCAGATCTCGGCGGACAGCTCGCATTAGGGCTGATGGCGAATCTGGTCGGACAGCTCAATTATTTCTACACGGACAAGGTAGGACTGGCTGTCGGAAGTGTTGGTATTGTATTGGCAATCTCAAAGGTGATTGATGCATTCACGGATGTGATTGCGGGGAATTTTATCGATCATTCAAAAGGAGGCGACCATAAGTATTTCAGATGGATCCTGCCGCAGATTATTCCGGCAGCCTTGATTATGGTTCTGATGTTTACCGTACCGATTCAGGCAGGACAGATTCCGGGCGTAATCTACGCGCTGATTACGAATCTGGTATTGTCCGCAGGTCTTTATACCTTTATTGCGACCCCGTTTGCGGCAGTTATGACTGTACGAAGCAGAAGCTTGAGCGAGAGAGGAAGTATCGGGCTGTTCCGTGCGGTTGCCAATTATGGCGCTGGAATGCTGATCTCCATTCTCACGATCCCGGTGACAAATATGCTGGGCGGCACACAGTCCGCATGGATCAAATACGGCGTGGTACTTGGTGTACTGGTATTTGTTCTGTTTGCAATCTGCTGCCATAACGGCCGCAAAGCCAAATTTGCATGTGATTACGAAGAAGAAGAAACCGAGGGAGCTGCTGAAGAAGAGGAAGAGCCGGTTCCTTTCAAAGAAGCAATGACAATGCTTCTGAAGAATAAATACTGGGTGATCATCCTGCTCTTTAACTTGACCACAAGTGTTACGAGCGGTATCGCGGCATCTGGCAGTATATACTACTGTAAATGGATTTTCGGAAATGATAATCTGGTCGGAATAATCGGAGCAGCAGGTATGTTGGCTACCGTAGTGGGATTCATCTTATCCAAGCCGATTATTGCTGGACTTGGAATCAAGAGGACAATCTCCATCGGGCTCTTAGGAGCGGCGATACTCGCAGGCATTCGCTGCTTTATACCGACGAACTTTACAGTTTGTGTGGTGACCGGTCTATTAGGCAGCTTTGTACAGATTCCGATGATGAGTCTGTATGGCGTGCTGACATCCATGACCATTGATTACAATGAGTGGAAATATGATAAGAAGCTGGTGGCAATGTCGGGCGGAGCAATCGGCTTTGGCAGTAAGGTTGGAAATGGCCTTGGTGCAGCAATACTGTCGGCGTTCCTGGCAATCGGTGCATATGATGCCACGCTGGAAGTCGCAAGTACATCCATGATATATTCCATCTATGGATTCTCAAATTATCTTCCGGTTGTGATCAACCTTGTGATGTTTGTAATCTTCCTGAAATTCGATCTGGAAGAAAAGCTGCCGAAGATGCGCGAGGAAATCGCTGCGCGCAGAGCAGGAAAGACCATTGAAAAATAA